A portion of the Juglans microcarpa x Juglans regia isolate MS1-56 chromosome 1D, Jm3101_v1.0, whole genome shotgun sequence genome contains these proteins:
- the LOC121264253 gene encoding uncharacterized protein LOC121264253 isoform X2: MHLWPSMTIRDSFKLGYLRKLEWNLNRMESEKQKSSSNQKLLDNEEPVSDRQEAAKPNSEILGGLLVVCRESLMVLSCCYCCFCCGACLDEDEY; the protein is encoded by the exons atgcATCTATGGCCGTCGATGACGATTAGGGACTCATTCAAGCTTGGATACCTGAGAAAGCTCGAATGGAACCTCAACAGAATGGAAAGCGAAAAGCAGAAGTCTTCAAGCAACCAGAAACTGTTGGATAATGAAGAACCAGTTTCCGATCGA CAAGAAGCTGCGAAACCCAATTCAGAGATTCTTGGTGGGCTCCTCGTAGTGTGCAGGGAGTCGCTGATGGTTCTCTCCTGTTGCTATTGCTGTTTCTGTTGCGGAG CTTGTCTGGATGAAGATGAGTATTGA
- the LOC121264225 gene encoding LOW QUALITY PROTEIN: mRNA-decapping enzyme subunit 2-like (The sequence of the model RefSeq protein was modified relative to this genomic sequence to represent the inferred CDS: inserted 1 base in 1 codon), with protein MSGLHRSSSASLKSGLPPQELLDDLCSRFVLNVPKEDLESFERILFLVEYAHWFYEDNSVEKNPSLKSFTLKEFTSLLFNSCDVLKPYVAHLDDIFKDFTSYKVRVPVTGAIILDETYERCLLVKGWKGSSWSFPRGKKSKDEEDHACAIREVLEETGFDASNLLNKDEYIELIFGQQRVRLYIIAGVKDDTAFAPLTKKEISEIAWQRLDELQPANDDVISRGISGLKLYMVAPFLTSLKSWISAHQPPXTPKLDMPLKGICVWNARNSWTGSSCTMIMESQSTKAEADVYKPETGPGKSLRNFRFDIGPILQAMEVAFSA; from the exons ATGTCCGGCCTCCACCGGTCCTCTAGTGCTTCCCTGAAGAGTGGCCTTCCTCCCCAGGAACTCCTCGACGATCTCTGCAG TCGGTTTGTTTTAAATGTGCCAAAAGAAGACCTCGAGTCATTTGAAAGGATTTTATTTCTTGTGGAGTATGCACATTGGTTCTATGAAGACAATTCTGTGGAGAAAAATCCATCACTGAAGTCATTCACTCTTAAGGAGTTCACTTCTTTAC TATTCAACAGTTGTGATGTCTTGAAACCTTATGTTGCCCATCTGGATGACATATTTAAGGACTTCACTTCCTACAAGGTCCGAGTTCCTGTAACTGGGGCAATCATTTTGGATGAGACTTATGAACGG TGTCTACTAGTGAAAGGTTGGAAAGGGTCGAGCTGGAGTTTTCCACGTGGCAAAAAGAGTAAAGACGAGGAAGACCATGCATGTGCCATCAGAGAA GTCCTGGAGGAAACAGGTTTTGATGCTTCTAATCTTCTTAACAAAGATGAATACATTGAACTGATATTTGGACAACAAAGGGTGCGTCTCTACATAATTGCAGGTGTGAAGGACGATACTGCCTTTGCTCCACTTACCAAAAAAGAGATCAGC GAAATTGCATGGCAACGGCTTGATGAACTTCAGCCTGCAAATGATGATGTGATATCTCGTGGGATCAGTGGCCTCAAGCTTTACATGGTGGCTCCTTTCTTGAC ATCTTTGAAATCATGGATTTCAGCACATCAGCCCC TGACTCCAAAACTTGATATGCCACTCAAAG GAATTTGTGTGTGGAATGCAAGGAACAGTTGGACAGGGAGTAGCTGCACGATGATAATGGAAAGCCAATCAACGAAAGCTGAGGCTGATGTTTACAAACCTGAAACAGGGCCTGGCAAGAGCTtgagaaatttcagatttgataTTGGACCAATCTTGCAAGCTATGGAAGTTGCTTTCTCTGCTTGA
- the LOC121264216 gene encoding LOW QUALITY PROTEIN: endoplasmic reticulum metallopeptidase 1 (The sequence of the model RefSeq protein was modified relative to this genomic sequence to represent the inferred CDS: deleted 2 bases in 1 codon), with the protein MRRRLAGSSSSKPEASAADDEDVQASVSVENRPRGSTVVWLTLFLLIIYCSWAVYHYQFENLPLPLTTEQAGKRGFSEVEALKHVKALTQLGPHPVGSDALDLALQYVLKASEKIKETAHWEVDVQVEVFYSNHGANRLVSGLFKGKTLVHSDLNHIVLRILPKYVSEAGENAILVSSHIDTVFSTEGAGDCSSCVAVMLELARGISQWAGFRQAIIFLFNTGEEDGLNGAHSFITQHPWNETIRVAIDLEAMGIGGKSGIFQAGPHPWAIENFAYVAKYPSGQIIAQDLFSSGAIKSSTDFQIYKEVAGLSGLDFAYSDNTAVYHTKNDKLELLKSGSLQHLGENMLSFLIHIAASSHIPKGNALDEEENAGQNAAIFFDILGTYMIVYHQRFANMLHNSVIMQSLLIWATSLLMGGYPAMVSLVLSCLSVLLMWIFALAFSVLVAFILPLVSSSPVPYIASPWLVIGLFAAPALLGALTGQHLGNHFLQIYLSNLYSKRKLLSPAIQADLIKFEAERWLYKAGSVQWLILLIIGTYYKIGSSYLALVWLVPPSFAYGLLEATLSPARLPKPLKLATLLMGLAVPILISAGIFIQLAGTMIGTAVRFDRNPGSTPEWLGNVIVAVFIAVVTCLTLVYLLSYVHLSGAKRSIFISTCLLFGLSLAVIASGIVPPFTEDAARAVNVVHVVDTTGDLRGEDTSSYISLFSVTPGKLNKEVEHIKEGFKCGRDKVIDFVTFSVKYGCWTNDDTEGGWSESEIPMLHVDSDTKKSKRITQVSVDTKGSIRWALAINLEQIEDFKFKASLPNVEELVPLGGKSSVDGWHIIQFSGGKSAPTIFDLTLLWKKNVTGSGDKVEEGRGDERPLLKLRTDVDRLTSKTERILKKFPPWCSLFGKSTSPHTLAFLTSLPINV; encoded by the exons ATGAGACGGAGGCTGGCCGGAAGCTCTTCATCAAAACCCGAAGCATCCGCTgctgatgatgaagatgttcaagCCAGTGTTAGTGTGGAGAACCGCCCTCGGGGGTCAACGGTTGTGTGGCTGACCTTGTTCTTGCTGATTATTTATTGCTCTTGGGCGGTTTATCACTACCAGTTCGAGAACTTGCCTCTTCCTCTCACTACTGAGCAGGCCGGCAAAAGAGGCTTCTCTGAGGTCGAAGCCTTGAAGCATGTCAAGGCCTTGACTCAATTAGGTCCTCATCCCGTCGGTTCCGATGCTCTTGACCTCGCTTTGCAG TACGTTTTGAAAGCTTCGGAGAAAATTAAGGAAACGGCTCACTGGGAGGTCGATGTGCAAGTGGAGGTTTTTTATTCGAACCACGGTGCAAATCGTCTGGTCAGTGGCCTGTTTAAGGGGAAAACTCTTGTTCATTCGGATCTAAATCACATCGTTTTAAGAATCTTGCCAAAATATGTATCTGAAGCAGGAGAAAATGCTATATTGGTCTCTTCTCACATTGATACCGTTTTCTCGAC GGAAGGAGCTGGAGATTGCAGTTCATGTGTAGCAGTCATGTTGGAACTTGCTAGAGGGATTTCTCAGTGGGCTGGATTTAGGCAagctattatatttttatttaacactGGGGAGGAGGATGGTCTAAATGGTGCTCATAGCTTTATAACTCAG CATCCCTGGAATGAAACTATTCGTGTGGCTATTGATTTGGAGGCCATGGGTATTGGAGGGAAGTCTGGCATATTTCAG GCCGGTCCTCATCCGTGGGCTATTGAAAACTTTGCCTATGTAGCAAAATACCCATCTGGCCAAATCATTGCACag GATCTTTTTTCTTCTGGAGCCATAAAATCTTCAACAGATTTCCAAATATACAAAGAGGTTGCTGGACTTTCGGGTCTTGATTTTGCATACTCGGATAACACTGCAGTATACCACACTAAG AATGACAAGTTAGAGCTTCTTAAATCAGGGTCTCTTCAACATCTTGGAGAAAATATGCTTTCCTTTCTAATCCACATTGCTGCATCCTCTCATATTCCGAAAGGCAATGCAttggatgaagaagaaaatgcagGCCAGAATGCTGCCATATTCTTTGACATTTTG GGGACATATATGATTGTATACCACCAACGTTTCGCAAATATGCTTCACAATTCAGTGATAATGCAATCGCTTCTTATTTGGGCTACATCATTGCTTATGGGAGGTTACCCTGCCATGGTTTCACTGGTCTTGTCATGTTTGAGTGTTCTTCTTATGTGGATATTCGCATTAGCCTTCTCTGTTCTTGTTGCCTTTATTTTGCCCCTAGTATCTTCATCGCCAGTGCCCTACATTGCAAGCCCATGGTTGGTGATTGGGTTATTTGCTGCACCTGCTCTTCTTGGGGCACTGACTGGTCAACACTTGGGtaatcattttcttcaaatatatttGTCCAATTTGTATTCCAAGAGAAAGCTGCTGTCACCTGCTATTCAAGCTGATTTGATCAAGTTCGAGGCTGAAAGATGGCTTTATAAAGCTGGATCTGTTCAGTGGCTCATTCTTCTCATAATTGGAACCTATTATAAAATTGGTTCATCTTATTTGGCTCTTGTTTGGCTGGTGCCACCATCATTTGCAT ATGGCTTGCTTGAAGCTACTCTTAGCCCAGCCCGTTTACCAAAACCACTCAAGCTTGCAACACTGCTTATGGGCTTAGCTGTACCAATTTTAATTTCTGCTGGCATTTTTATCCAGTTGGCTGGCACGATGATTGGGACTGCAGTTCGATTTGATAG GAATCCTGGTAGCACTCCAGAGTGGCTAGGCAATGTGATAGTTGCTGTTTTTATTGCTGTTGTCACGTGCCTGACTTTGGTGTACCTCCTTTCATATGTTCATCTTTCAG GTGCAAAAAGATCAATTTTCATTTCCACTTGCCTACTGTTTGGCCTCTCATTAGCCGTCATTGCATCGGGTATTGTTCCACCGTTTACTGAAGATGCTGCCAGAGCAGTAAAT GTTGTGCACGTTGTAGATACAACGGGAGATTTGAGGGGA GAAGATACTAGCTCATACATCTCTCTGTTTTCTGTAACTCCTGGAAAGTTGAACAAGGAGGTGGAACATATTAAGGAAGGTTTCAAATGTGGTAGAGATAAAGTTATCGATTTTGTAACTTTTTCAGTCAAATACGGTTGTTGGACAAATGATGACACTGAAGGTGGGTGGAGCGAATCAGAGATTCCCATGCTTCATGTCGATAGTGATACCAAGAAGAGTAAAAGAATCACACAAGTTTCAGTTGATACAAAAGGTTCAATACGCTGGGCTCTTGCAATCAATTTGGAGCAAATAGAAGATTTTAAGTTCAAAG CTAGCTTACCCAATGTTGAGGAATTGGTTCCACTTGGTGGCAAGAGCAGTGTGGATGGATGGCACATAATTCAATTTTCGGGAGGGAAGAGTGCACCTACTATATTTGATCTAACTCTTTTATGGAAGAAAAATGTTACAGGATCCGGTGACAAGGTGGAAGAGGGGAGAGGGGATGAGCGACCCCTTTTGAAGCTGAGAACCGATGTGGACAGATTAACATCAAAAACTGAGAGAATTCTTAAAAAGTTTCCTCCTTGGTGTTCCCTGTTTGGCAAGTCCACGTCTCCGCACACCTTGGCTTTTCTAACTAGTCTTCCCATTAATGTCTAA
- the LOC121264234 gene encoding probable aquaporin PIP2-5 encodes MAKDVEVAEHGAFPPKDYQDPPPAPLFDAKELGKWSFYRALIAEFTATLLFLYVTVLTVIGYKSQSDGLANACNGVGFLGIAWAFGGMIFVLVYCTAGISGGHINPAVTFGLLLARKVSVLRAVLYMVAQCLGAISGVGLVKAFNKAHYVNYGGGANTLTDGYSKGTGLGAEIIGTFVLVYTVFSATDPKRKARDSYVPILAPLPIGFAVFLVHLATIPVTGTGINPARSLGPAVIYNEKKAWDDQWLFWVGPFIGAALAAFYHQFILRAGAVKALGSFRSNPIV; translated from the exons ATGGCTAAGGACGTGGAGGTGGCAGAACATGGCGCTTTCCCGCCCAAGGACTACCAAGATCCACCTCCGGCACCGCTCTTCGACGCCAAGGAGCTAGGCAAGTGGTCCTTCTACAGGGCTTTGATAGCTGAGTTTACGGCTACTTTGCTCTTTCTATATGTTACGGTGCTGACGGTAATAGGCTACAAGAGCCAGAGTGATGGACTTGCCAACGCCTGTAATGGAGTCGGGTTTCTCGGGATTGCTTGGGCTTTTGGCGGCAtgatttttgttcttgtttacTGCACTGCTGGGATTTCAG GGGGTCACATCAACCCGGCCGTCACATTCGGGCTGCTCTTAGCTCGGAAGGTGTCGGTGTTGCGCGCGGTGTTGTACATGGTGGCTCAGTGCTTGGGAGCCATCAGTGGCGTGGGGCTGGTGAAGGCCTTTAACAAGGCGCACTACGTGAACTACGGAGGTGGGGCTAACACGCTCACCGATGGATACAGCAAGGGCACTGGTTTGGGCGCCGAGATCATTGGCACCTTCGTCCTCGTCTACACCGTCTTCTCTGCCACTGACCCCAAGAGGAAAGCTCGAGATTCCTACGTTCCG ATATTGGCGCCACTCCCGATTGGATTTGCGGTGTTCCTGGTTCACTTGGCCACCATCCCTGTCACTGGCACCGGCATCAACCCCGCTAGGAGCCTCGGACCCGCTGTTATTTACAACGAGAAGAAGGCCTGGGATGATCAA TGGCTGTTTTGGGTTGGACCATTCATTGGAGCAGCACTAGCAGCTTTCTACCACCAATTCATATTGAGGGCAGGTGCTGTCAAAGCTCTCGGGTCATTCAGGAGCAACCCTATTGTCTGA
- the LOC121264243 gene encoding CASP-like protein 5A2 isoform X1 produces MNVIRPAVHPVEAPPVADAANDAMPRGRMKDIQGMPGTPGGLALRFSQFAFALLALCVMATTSDFPSVTAFWFYGILCASYLVAAVSLQSLWSLTLAILDVYAILVKRRFRNPRVVSLFAIGDGITSTLTFAAACASAGITVLIGNDLNDCAQNHCTRFETATAMAFMSWFAVSPSFILNFWTLASK; encoded by the exons ATGAACGTGATCCGCCCAGCGGTGCACCCGGTAGAGGCTCCACCGGTGGCTGACGCAGCCAATGATGCGATGCCCAGAGGGCGGATGAAGGATATCCAGGGCATGCCCGGTACTCCCGGTGGCCTCGCCCTCCGCTTCTCTCAGTTCGCTTTTGCACTCCTCGCACTCTGCGTCATGGCCACCACCAGCGACTTCCCTTCCGTCACCGCTTTTTG GTTTTATGGTATTTTGTGTGCCAGCTATCTCGTTGCTGCTGTCAGCCTGCAGAGCTTATGGAGCCTCACACTAGCCATTCTTGATGTATATGCCATTTTAGTAAAGCGCCGTTTCCGGAATCCTAGAGTTGTCAGCTTGTTTGCAATTGGTGATGGG ATCACTTCCACACTAACATTTGCTGCAGCTTGTGCATCTGCTGGTATCACTGTCCTTATTGGGAATGATCTGAATGATTGTGCACAGAACCATTGCACTAGATTTGAGACTGCAACAGCCATGGCATTTATGAGTTGGTTTGCTGTCTCGCCatcatttattttgaatttctgGACTCTGGCATCCAAATAA
- the LOC121264243 gene encoding CASP-like protein 5A2 isoform X2 encodes MNVIRPAVHPVEAPPVADAANDAMPRGRMKDIQGMPGTPGGLALRFSQFAFALLALCVMATTSDFPSVTAFCYLVAAVSLQSLWSLTLAILDVYAILVKRRFRNPRVVSLFAIGDGITSTLTFAAACASAGITVLIGNDLNDCAQNHCTRFETATAMAFMSWFAVSPSFILNFWTLASK; translated from the exons ATGAACGTGATCCGCCCAGCGGTGCACCCGGTAGAGGCTCCACCGGTGGCTGACGCAGCCAATGATGCGATGCCCAGAGGGCGGATGAAGGATATCCAGGGCATGCCCGGTACTCCCGGTGGCCTCGCCCTCCGCTTCTCTCAGTTCGCTTTTGCACTCCTCGCACTCTGCGTCATGGCCACCACCAGCGACTTCCCTTCCGTCACCGCTTTTTG CTATCTCGTTGCTGCTGTCAGCCTGCAGAGCTTATGGAGCCTCACACTAGCCATTCTTGATGTATATGCCATTTTAGTAAAGCGCCGTTTCCGGAATCCTAGAGTTGTCAGCTTGTTTGCAATTGGTGATGGG ATCACTTCCACACTAACATTTGCTGCAGCTTGTGCATCTGCTGGTATCACTGTCCTTATTGGGAATGATCTGAATGATTGTGCACAGAACCATTGCACTAGATTTGAGACTGCAACAGCCATGGCATTTATGAGTTGGTTTGCTGTCTCGCCatcatttattttgaatttctgGACTCTGGCATCCAAATAA
- the LOC121264253 gene encoding uncharacterized protein LOC121264253 isoform X1: MHLWPSMTIRDSFKLGYLRKLEWNLNRMESEKQKSSSNQKLLDNEEPVSDRKEAARPVSDLQEAAKPNSEILGGLLVVCRESLMVLSCCYCCFCCGACLDEDEY; the protein is encoded by the exons atgcATCTATGGCCGTCGATGACGATTAGGGACTCATTCAAGCTTGGATACCTGAGAAAGCTCGAATGGAACCTCAACAGAATGGAAAGCGAAAAGCAGAAGTCTTCAAGCAACCAGAAACTGTTGGATAATGAAGAACCAGTTTCCGATCGAAAAGAAGCTGCTAGACCTGTTTCTGATCTGCAAGAAGCTGCGAAACCCAATTCAGAGATTCTTGGTGGGCTCCTCGTAGTGTGCAGGGAGTCGCTGATGGTTCTCTCCTGTTGCTATTGCTGTTTCTGTTGCGGAG CTTGTCTGGATGAAGATGAGTATTGA